One segment of Phragmites australis chromosome 13, lpPhrAust1.1, whole genome shotgun sequence DNA contains the following:
- the LOC133888944 gene encoding transcription factor MYB41-like, protein MGRSPCCYHDASMKKGPWTEEEDRMLVEHIQKHGGHVSSWRNLPKAAGLNRCGKSCRLRWTNYLRPDIKRGNFTDEEESLIITLHASLGNKWSTIATHLERRTDNEIKNHWNTHIRKKLLRMGIDPVTHQNLPPDDIVNGALASPGLPEALLSAAASLAGLNSALMQAQSLQLLLQAISSNNGSAGLMANYNLAAGNAMLNASSIVPTSQDQMNLLSHATYYRPAGYPGNITSFAEQDVVQQLNASAPVLVSSAESAALVSESYPQETVAAADLPVQGVASLEPMEMPSMCSLEDDAFWKDILESNFPL, encoded by the exons ATGGGGAGGTCGCCGTGCTGCTACCACGACGCCAGCATGAAGAAAGGCCCGtggacggaggaggaggaccggATGCTGGTGGAGCACATCCAGAAGCACGGCGGCCACGTCAGCAGCTGGCGCAACCTGCCCAAGGCCGCCGGGCTGAACCGCTGCGGGAAGAGCTGCCGCCTCCGGTGGACCAACTACCTCCGCCCCGACATCAAGCGCGGCAACTTcaccgacgaggaggagagcCTCATCATCACCCTCCACGCCTCCCTCGGCAACAA GTGGTCGACGATCGCGACGCACCTGGAGCGCCGGACGgacaacgagatcaagaacCACTGGAACACTCACATCCGGAAGAAGCTGCTGCGCATGGGCATCGACCCCGTCACGCACCAGAATCTGCCCCCCGACGACATCGTCAACGGCGCCCTCGCCTCTCCCGGACTCCCCGAGGCGCTCCTCTCCGCGGCGGCGAGCCTCGCGGGCCTGAACAGTGCTCTGATGCAGGCGCAGtcgctgcagctgctgctgcaggcCATCAGCTCTAACAACGGAAGCGCTGGTCTCATGGCCAACTACAACTTAGCCGCAGGAAATGCAATGCTTAACGCGAGTAGCATTGTTCCAACTTCCCAGGACCAGATGAACCTCTTGTCTCACGCGACCTACTACCGACCAGCTGGTTATCCGGGTAATATCACAAGTTTTGCAGAGCAAGACGTGGTGCAGCAACTGAATGCTTCGGCTCCAGTGCTCGTCTCCTCTGCAGAATCTGCGGCATTGGTGTCTGAATCTTATCCACAGGAAACGGTAGCTGCAGCGGACCTGCCTGTGCAGGGTGTTGCCAGCTTGGAGCCCATGGAGATGCCGAGTATGTGTTCTCTGGAGGATGATGCTTTCTGGAAGGACATCCTAGAGAGCAACTTCCCACTATGA